ATAAAGAAAGGCAAAACTATGAAGGCCGTCGTATTCAAGGCGTTCCAAACATTCCCGTCGCTGGAAGAGGTTGACAAGCCTACTCCAGGGCCGGGCGAGGTGCTGCTGAAGGTGGCCGGCGCCGGCTGCTGCCACTCCGACGTCTCCGTGTTCCGCGACTACACTCCCGAGACGGGCACCCATTCGAAGCCCCCGTTCATCCTCGGCCATGAGACCTCCGGCTGGATTGAAGAGGTCGGCACCGGCGTCACCGGTTTCAAGAAGGGTGACGCCTACCTGGTCTACGGCCCTACCGGCTGCGGCCACTGCAAGCGCTGCGTCGCCGGCGAGGAGAACTACTGCGAGAACATGGCGACCAACAAGTCGCTGGCCATCGGCCTCGGCCGTGACGGCGGCATGGCTGAGTACATGACTGTCCCCGCGCGCAACCTCGTGCCGCTGGGCGACGCCGATCCGATCGCCGCGGCCCCGCTCGCCGACGCCGCGCTGACCCCGTACCACGCCATCAAGGCCGCGCTGCCCCACCTGCAGGGTGGCGGCAAGTACGCTCTGGTCATCGGCCTGGGCGGATTGGGCCAGATCGCCATCCAGATTCTGAAGGCCATCACCGGTGCCACCATCATCGCCACCGACATGAAGCCCGAAGCCATGGCCAAGGCCGAGGAGAAGGGCGCCATCACCGTCAAGGGTGATGAGAACGAGGTCGAGAACATCCGCAAGATCACCGGCGGCCGTGGCGTTGACGCCGCCTTCGACTTCGTGGGCATCGCGCCGACTATCGCCGCCGCGCAGGCCGCCTCCGCCATCGATTCCCGCGTCACCATCGTCGGCATCGCCGGCGGCAAGGCTTCCTACGACTGGTACAGCAACCCGTGGCAGCAGGAACTCACCAGCGTCTATTGGGGCTCCATGCCCGAGCTGCACGAGGTCGCCGCGCTCTATCGCGAGGGCCTCATCACTCCCGAGGTGGAGACCTACTCGATGGACAACGCGCTCGACGCCTACCGCAAGCTGGTCGACGGCAAGCTCTCCAAGCGCGCCGTCGTCGTGCCTCACATGGGTGAGTGAGCGATAGCCTTCTAGTTAGCGCATGAATGGCGGGGTTTCCCTCGGTTTTCCGGTGAGTGCCCCGCCATTCGTTTTTGTTTTTGTCTTCGTGTTCTGCGTGTTCTCGGCTGAGCGGGTGAGGCGGTCTGCGTTGCGCCGATGAAGAGCAATGTTGAAGCCGAGCGCCGCACCTTATATATTGGGAGATAGCGCAGTTTGCGATATCCGCGGTAATCGCGGTATCGGCGGTATGTAAGCGGAAGTTAAAACGAATCCGATTGTTAGGGGAGAGAACATGATTTGGGTTTGGATGCATCTGATCATTGGCGTGGTGTTGATCGTCGCGGTGGCGGCGGGGCTGCTGGGGCCTGCGAAAATGACGAAGATCTGGGCCATGATCGCCCGCGTCTGCTATATCCTCATCATCCTGAGCGGCGTGCTGATGATCGTGCGCGCATGGCAGCACAACCCGATTCTGCTCATCGTCAAGGTCGTGCTGGCCATCGCGATGATCGCCTTCGCCGAGATCGGGTTCGCCAAGAAGTCGCGTGGCGCCGTGACGGCCGTGGTCATCTGGGTGCCGATCGTGCTGGCCGTGCTGGTGCTGGTGCTCGGGTTCGTGCTCACCGGCGGGTTCCCGCTTATCATGCACTAGTTCCAAAGGTGCCTGACCAGCCACACATCTTTCATTTGCGCCATAAATAAGCCGTTGACGATGTTTCAGCGGCTCATTTATGGCGCTTCTATTTGATTCCGCCATTTTTGGGCCGCTTATGTTGGGGCAGTGGCTTATTTATGGCGCAATTGGGCGGATTGCGGTGGTGGGGGGGGTACGGCGGTTGTTGGTTGGGGGATTTCCCGGAAAGTCTTTTTGCGACGGATTTGGTGAAAATGTCGCCAAAAACGTTTCGTGTACGTTCCATCCCGCTACCATTCAATTGAGGTCAAAGCAATGACCCACTTGAGAGATGGGATGAAGCATGGCGGTCTGTCGTTGGACGCATATCGTCGCGGCGGTTGTGGCGCTCGTGGCGATGGTTATCGGGGTCCTCGTGCCCGTGGGGCAGCTTGAGACATGGGCGATGGTGGCCCGCGTCTGCTATATCGTGCTCATGGTCAGCGCCGTGCCCACCATTCCGCATGCATGGCGCGCCAACTGGCCCATGGCCATCGTCAAGATCGTGGCCGCGTTCGGACTCATCGGCATGTGCGAGGTCGCCTTCGTCCACCGGCTCAAGGGCGCCGCGTCGCTGCAGGTGCTCTGGCTGCCGCTGCTTTTCGGCATCGTGGTCTTCGCGCTCGGCCTCTGGCTGGCCCGCGGCCATCACCGTGGCAAGCCCAATCGCGCCGCGTGAGTCTGCAGAAAGGGGCCTGCCCTAAGTCGGGCAGACCGTTTACCTAGCGGGAGC
This Bifidobacterium sp. ESL0790 DNA region includes the following protein-coding sequences:
- a CDS encoding NAD(P)-dependent alcohol dehydrogenase, with product MKAVVFKAFQTFPSLEEVDKPTPGPGEVLLKVAGAGCCHSDVSVFRDYTPETGTHSKPPFILGHETSGWIEEVGTGVTGFKKGDAYLVYGPTGCGHCKRCVAGEENYCENMATNKSLAIGLGRDGGMAEYMTVPARNLVPLGDADPIAAAPLADAALTPYHAIKAALPHLQGGGKYALVIGLGGLGQIAIQILKAITGATIIATDMKPEAMAKAEEKGAITVKGDENEVENIRKITGGRGVDAAFDFVGIAPTIAAAQAASAIDSRVTIVGIAGGKASYDWYSNPWQQELTSVYWGSMPELHEVAALYREGLITPEVETYSMDNALDAYRKLVDGKLSKRAVVVPHMGE
- a CDS encoding DUF1516 family protein → MAVCRWTHIVAAVVALVAMVIGVLVPVGQLETWAMVARVCYIVLMVSAVPTIPHAWRANWPMAIVKIVAAFGLIGMCEVAFVHRLKGAASLQVLWLPLLFGIVVFALGLWLARGHHRGKPNRAA
- a CDS encoding DUF1516 family protein, encoding MHLIIGVVLIVAVAAGLLGPAKMTKIWAMIARVCYILIILSGVLMIVRAWQHNPILLIVKVVLAIAMIAFAEIGFAKKSRGAVTAVVIWVPIVLAVLVLVLGFVLTGGFPLIMH